From Dermochelys coriacea isolate rDerCor1 chromosome 8, rDerCor1.pri.v4, whole genome shotgun sequence, the proteins below share one genomic window:
- the LOC119859806 gene encoding rho GTPase-activating protein 7-like isoform X6, which yields MLPVQKPGHRVAAGQEIEAKEACDWLRATGFPQYAQLFEDMQFPIDIKTVRKDHEFLDRDAIDSLYRRLNTLNKCAAMKVEISRQRKRSDESEDDEPCAISNKWAYERCSQRWSRLESIEGFPEKGSSASVPESRRLKSTGSEEIPFSDQGEKHDVSSIHSTSSGDSDIISFPKTFEDVETSTSSSRCSSSKLASPDSTFSCSPSPSEFLNFISEEKLLDKPPQKKEKSFLKKMEKLRIRRSSIKRAAQSKAKPIIGEPVLQEGLNEEKLKNLNCVDISDLSDSQTKKNSSYSPHTCSSSSQSETSSTVSTPSPVIKVRSYAKRGGVYAEDSDSSKRSMWNDVSEQNFKNEINLHANQMFHVPQGHKPGTFPKALTNSFLSPTDNTSVNWRTGSFHGCRRNRIRTSSKESETPLSPLSFIDNRLSIYDNVPSIPVHLNKMEMPEVSDDDVFSELDNVMEHVNGLRKLVNQWTEKFSDDGDSDFANDSTSPCPSSPKEIHLEIKKHSEEKLADVPAADGKQNFKHGNELDSPELAYITDSEMGSSLSHSNRYERRHWSTEETVNLESLSVQIDNQSAAHLNRIQKLALLKLTALMDKYSPSSKQGWNWTVPKFIRKIKAPDYKDKNVFGVPLLLNVQRTSYPLPKSIIQAMEYLRSHFLDQVGLFRKSGVKSRILSLREMNENDPNNVTYEGQSAFDVADMVKQYFRDLPEPIFTSKLCESFLHIYQYLPKDQQFHAVQAAILLLPDENREALKILLFFLRDVVAFVEENQMTPTNIAVCLAPSLFHLNTLRRESSSSSSSSSSRSSQRKYSLGKPDQRDLSENLAATQGLAHMIMECNRLFQMPDYCLDQCCDNLYEQNGLSERASNQTASMRHSMLISLENSMQDLLRDAKEKFKSWVTCSNLERVQLANKKVEDNYHVRLWKASTEINAASKVILQRILTEQHLWDPSLQQAKILETWDDETDVYHYTTESMSPLLPREYVVLRTWRTDPQSGTCILAATSVDSEGATLHGILAHVLLCQYLIEPVGSQKSKVTHVCRTDTRGRTTEWYNRVFGHMCAAELMRIKDSFKPLSNDTKETKI from the exons ATGCTTCCTGTACAGAAGCCTGGTCACAGAGTGGCAGCAGGCCAAG AAATTGAAGCCAAAGAAGCCTGTGACTGGCTGAGGGCTACTGGTTTCCCCCAATATGCTCAGTTATTTGAAG ACATGCAGTTTCCTATCGACATCAAAACTGTGAGGAAAGATCATGAATTTTTAGATCGAGATGCTATTGATTCTCTGTACAG aCGGTTAAATACACTGAACAAGTGTGCAGCAATGAAAGTGGAAATAAGTCGTCAGAGAAAACGG AGTGATGAATCCGAAGACGATGAACCTTGTGCTATAAGTAACAAATGGGCTTATGAGAGGTGCAGTCAGAGATGGTCTCGCCTGGAGAGCATAGAAGGTTTCCCTGAAAAAGGGTCTAGTGCATCAGTCCCAGAGAGTCGAAGACTTAAGAGCACTGGTAGTGAGGAGATACCTTTTTCAGACCAAGGAGAGAAGCATGATGTGTCTTCAATTCACAGTACTAGCAGTGGGGACAGTGACATTATCAGCTTCCCTAAGACTTTTGAGGATGTTGAGACCAGCACTAGTTCCTCAAGATGTTCCTCAAGTAAACTGGCCTCTCCTGACTCTACTTTTAGTTGTTCTCCTTCCCCTAGTGAGTTCTTAAACTTCATCAGCGAGGAGAAGCTTTTGGATAAACCACCACAAAAAAAGGAGAAgagctttctaaagaaaatggagaaactgCGCATAAGGCGTTCCAGTATAAAGAGAGCTGCTCAGTCAAAGGCCAAACCCATTATTGGTGAACCTGTTCTTCAGGAGGGACTGAACGAAGAGAAGCTGAAGAACCTTAATTGTGTAGATATTAGTGACCTATCTGACagccagacaaaaaaaaattcttcctacTCTCCCCAcacttgcagcagcagcagccagtctgAAACCAGCAGCACAGTGAGCACTCCGAGTCCTGTTATCAAAGTCAGGAGTTATGCTAAACGGGGAGGTGTGTATGCGGAGGACTCCGACTCCAGTAAGCGCTCTATGTGGAATGATGTATCTGAGCAAAACTTCAAAAATGAAATCAATTTGCATGCAAACCAAATGTTTCATGTACCACAAGGCCATAAGCCTGGGACTTtccccaaagcacttacaaacaGTTTCTTATCTCCAACAGACAACACTTCTGTGAACTGGAGAACTGGAAGCTTTCATGGATGCAGGCGGAACAGAATTAGAACTAGTTCTAAGGAGTCTGAGACCCCTCTGAGTCCTTTGTCATTTATAGATAACAGGCTGAGTATCTATGACAATGTGCCCAGCATTCCTGTTCATCTTAATAAGATGGAGATGCCGGAAGTTAGTGATGACGATGTTTTTTCAGAACTAGACAATGTTATGGAACATGTCAATGGGCTCAGAAAGTTGGTCAATCAGTGGACTGAGAAGTTCTCAGACGATGGAGACTCTGATTTTGCGAACGACTCAACCTCTCCTTGTCCATCTTCCCCTAAAGAAATCCACCTTGAGATAAAAAAGCATTCAGAAGAGAAACTGGCAGATGTACCAGCTGCTGATGGAAAACAGAACTTCAAGCATGGCAATGAGCTTGATTCTCCAGAACTGGCATACATAACAGATTCAGAGATGGGATCATCATTATCACATTCCAACAG ATATGAGAGGCGACACTGGTCTACAGAGGAGACTGTAAACTTGGAAAGCCTTTCTGTACAAATAGATAACCAGTCAGCAGCCCACCTAAACCGAATACAGAAACTTGCTTTGTTGAAACTCACTGCTTTAATGGACAAATACTCTCCTTCCAGTAAACAGGGCTGGAACTG gacTGTTCCAAAGTTCATTAGAAAAATCAAAGCCCCTGACTATAAGGACAAAAATGTATTTGGGGTCCCATTACTGCTAAATGTTCAGCGAACAAGCTATCCGCTTCCAAAGAGCATTATCCAGGCCATGGAGTACTTAAGAAGCCACTTTCTTGACcag GTTGGCCTGTTCAGAAAATCAGGCGTTAAATCTAGGATCCTTTCTTTAAGGGAAATGAATGAAAATGACCCAAACAATGTAACTTACGAAGGGCAGTCGGCGTTTGATGTGGCAGATATGGTAAAGCAGTATTTCCGAGATCTTCCTGAGCCTATATTCACTAGCAAGCTTTGTGAATCCTTCCTCCACATCTATCAGt ATTTGCCAAAGGATCAACAGTTTCATGCAGTCCAGGCTGCCATTCTTCTGCTCCCAGACGAAAATCGGGAAGCTCTGAAAatccttctcttctttctccGAGATGTAGTTGCTTTTGTTGAGGAAAACCAGATGACTCCGACCAACATTGCAGTCTGTCTCGCACCATCCTTGTTTCATCTCAATACTTTAAGGCGAGagagttcatcatcatcatcatcatcatcatctag GTCCAGCCAGAGGAAGTACAGCCTGGGAAAACCAGACCAGAGAGATTTGAGTGAAAATCTGGCAGCCACCCAAGGCCTGGCCCACATGATAATGGAATGCAACAGACTTTTCCAG ATGCCCGACTATTGCCTGGATCAGTGTTGTGATAACTTATACGAACAGAATGGCTTGAGTGAAAGGGCTTCTAATCAGACCGCCTCAATGAGGCACTCCATGCTGATTTCCCTTGAGAACTCCATGCAGGACTTGCTGCGAGATGCCAAGGAAAAGTTCAAGAGCTGGGTTACTTGTTCAAACTTGGAACGTGTGCAATTGGCGAATAAAAAG GTGGAAGATAACTACCACGTCCGCTTATGGAAggcatccactgaaatcaatgccgCTTCTAAAGTAATCCTCCAACGCATACTGACAGAGCAGCATCTGTGGGACCCAAGTCTGCAGCAGGCTAAAATCCTAGAGACCTGGGATGATGAAACGGATGTTTATCACTATACAACAGAAAGCATGTCACCCCTCCTGCCACGGGAGTATGTGGTTTTGAG GACTTGGAGGACTGATCCCCAAAGTGGCACCTGTATTTTGGCAGCTACCTCAGTTGACAGTGAAGGAGCTACTCTGCATGGGATTTTGGCCCATGTCCTTTTGTGTCAGTATCTCATAGAACCAGTTGGCTCCCAGAAATCCAAAGTGACTCACGTCTGCCGGACAGACACGAG GGGACGAACAACAGAATGGTACAACAGGGTTTTTGGTCATATGTGTGCTGCAGAACTGATGAGGATAAAAGACTCCTTCAAACCTCTCAGTAATGACACAAAGGAAACGAAAATCTAA